One segment of Pseudoalteromonas rubra DNA contains the following:
- a CDS encoding chloride channel protein: MSFDNVRRRLAKPKTSIQLCLLGIGAGLIAAILIILFRLTIMLVQSTFLDSPDDFTTLPEHQRVLLPVGAALLIALFASLTGFKHYRLGIPFVIYRIKQHYGQMPIWNSVNQFFGGAVALISGFSVGREGPSVHMGATGASILAERLHLPMNAARTLAGCGVAAGIAASFNTPLAAVIFVMEVVLREYKIHIFVPIMLAAVTGALATQYVFGHDLELSLISVSALSFWHYPFLILCGFVLGAIAFAFNQNLMMIIKTFKPISMFPRLMLAGLLAGLIGYLVPEAMGSGMSAIKIAVETPGELQLLTTILIAKLLATIFAIGLGIPGGIIGPVIGLGVLIGTLMAYFAQYISPDVSVAGTYGVLGMAGLLAATLHAPLAALTAVMELTSSPQIVVPAMIVISCAYVTALQVFGNRSIFLQQLDFQELPYQVSPAKEALQKVGIMEEMDEGFKLLYSDDKDQIKETLSAIDSQTPLIVYDEEHGYRLAEYDLSLISEQSMTITYIELQGLSTQATLADAFDILKDKRSGAVYVYNQKNNEQIMGLLRWDQIRHILTMRNSLL, encoded by the coding sequence ATGTCGTTCGATAATGTACGCCGTCGCTTAGCGAAACCCAAAACTTCCATCCAGCTTTGCTTATTGGGAATTGGTGCCGGCTTAATTGCAGCAATATTGATCATCTTGTTTCGTCTCACCATCATGCTGGTGCAAAGCACTTTTTTAGACAGTCCCGATGACTTCACCACCTTGCCTGAACATCAGCGCGTGCTGCTGCCGGTTGGTGCCGCGTTACTGATCGCCCTGTTTGCCAGCCTGACCGGGTTTAAACACTATCGCCTCGGCATCCCGTTTGTGATCTATCGTATCAAACAGCATTATGGACAAATGCCCATCTGGAACTCCGTCAATCAATTTTTCGGGGGTGCTGTGGCACTCATCAGTGGCTTTTCAGTCGGACGCGAAGGTCCGTCCGTACACATGGGTGCGACGGGTGCCAGTATTCTGGCCGAGCGCCTGCATTTGCCAATGAACGCCGCGCGGACATTGGCCGGATGCGGTGTTGCAGCGGGCATTGCAGCTTCGTTTAATACCCCTCTGGCCGCCGTCATCTTTGTTATGGAAGTGGTACTGCGGGAATACAAAATTCACATCTTCGTGCCAATTATGCTCGCAGCAGTGACCGGTGCCTTGGCAACGCAATACGTGTTTGGTCACGATCTGGAGTTATCACTCATCAGCGTCTCGGCATTGTCATTCTGGCATTATCCATTTTTGATTCTGTGTGGTTTTGTGCTGGGTGCCATTGCTTTTGCATTTAATCAGAACCTGATGATGATCATTAAAACCTTTAAGCCCATCAGCATGTTTCCGCGCCTGATGCTGGCCGGGTTGTTGGCCGGACTGATAGGCTACCTGGTGCCGGAAGCCATGGGCTCGGGAATGAGCGCCATCAAAATAGCCGTTGAAACACCCGGCGAGTTACAACTACTGACCACCATTTTGATAGCCAAGCTACTGGCAACCATCTTTGCCATTGGCCTGGGGATCCCCGGCGGGATCATTGGCCCGGTCATCGGACTGGGAGTCTTAATTGGTACCTTGATGGCGTATTTTGCTCAGTATATTTCTCCTGACGTCAGTGTCGCTGGGACCTACGGCGTTCTGGGCATGGCCGGGTTGCTGGCAGCAACACTGCATGCTCCCCTGGCGGCCCTCACCGCAGTCATGGAGCTGACCTCCAGCCCTCAGATTGTCGTGCCCGCCATGATTGTAATTTCCTGCGCTTATGTCACTGCATTACAAGTCTTTGGGAATCGTTCAATTTTCCTACAGCAACTGGATTTCCAGGAGCTCCCCTATCAGGTTTCCCCAGCCAAAGAAGCACTGCAAAAGGTCGGGATTATGGAGGAAATGGACGAGGGCTTTAAACTCCTCTATTCGGATGACAAAGACCAAATAAAAGAAACCTTGTCGGCCATCGACAGTCAGACGCCACTAATAGTGTACGACGAGGAGCATGGTTATCGACTGGCAGAATATGATCTCAGCCTGATTTCAGAGCAGAGCATGACCATCACTTATATCGAACTGCAAGGGCTGAGCACACAAGCTACGCTGGCTGACGCATTTGATATCCTCAAAGACAAGCGCTCTGGCGCCGTCTATGTGTATAATCAAAAAAATAACGAACAAATTATGGGCCTGCTCCGGTGGGATCAGATCCGCCATATTCTTACTATGAGAAACAGCTTGCTGTAA
- the erpA gene encoding iron-sulfur cluster insertion protein ErpA, giving the protein MSDQIPIKFSDAAASRVKELISEEENPNLKLRVYVTGGGCSGFQYGFTFDEKTNPGDLEIEKNGVSMVVDPMSIQYLVDGEVDYTEGLEGARFFVSNPNATTTCGCGASFSV; this is encoded by the coding sequence ATGTCTGATCAGATACCAATTAAATTTTCCGACGCGGCAGCAAGTCGTGTGAAAGAACTTATCTCAGAAGAAGAAAACCCTAACCTTAAGCTGCGAGTGTATGTGACCGGCGGTGGGTGTTCTGGGTTTCAGTACGGATTTACCTTTGACGAAAAAACCAATCCGGGTGACCTGGAAATTGAGAAAAACGGGGTGTCCATGGTCGTTGATCCAATGAGCATTCAGTATCTGGTTGATGGTGAGGTTGATTACACTGAAGGTCTGGAAGGAGCACGCTTTTTTGTCAGTAATCCTAACGCAACCACTACGTGCGGTTGTGGAGCGAGTTTCAGCGTATAA
- a CDS encoding helix-turn-helix domain-containing protein translates to MMGKTVSSEENSKLTKWLKSKRHEKGHTMRSLAQVLGTPHSFIGKIENQERRLDVIEFLRYCEALEVDPYEGLALIKEEQM, encoded by the coding sequence ATGATGGGGAAAACGGTTTCTTCTGAGGAAAACAGTAAGTTGACTAAGTGGCTTAAATCAAAGCGTCACGAGAAAGGTCATACAATGCGCAGTCTGGCCCAGGTGTTAGGTACACCACATTCTTTCATTGGCAAAATTGAGAATCAGGAACGCCGTTTAGATGTGATTGAATTTCTGCGTTACTGTGAAGCGCTGGAAGTCGACCCATATGAAGGTCTGGCTCTGATCAAAGAAGAGCAGATGTAA
- a CDS encoding AmpG family muropeptide MFS transporter — translation MIISSSLRDYVSYYRDRRLLTVFAFGVSQGFPWVLIGSVMSAWLKDEGLSRSMIGLFGIVFSAYTINFLWSPLLDRVRLPLLTQWLGQRRSWIAAGQLIVALSALALSQVDLKTDLYQAALLCFIIALSAATHDIAIDAYRIDILPPEESEKSTAAAAMATSGWWSGYALLGAIPFFAADLPGVSWPEIYTLLAAIMLALLVVTLSAHEPQSHREHTQQQLQAQYQSRLGGLEHNRLQRILAWLAVTLVEPFRSFFSRNGVKTALALLAFIFLFKIGEAFLARMSIVFYKEIGFSNSQIAQYSKLGTGLITIIFAFLGSIFNHKYGIVKGLFISGVAMAASNLMFSWIAVAGPKEHLYALAIVIDGFTQAWSLVAMVAFISMLCDRAFSATHYALLASLGSLGRTVLSSYSGVVIDDWLGGNWAVFFALTALMVVPSLIFLYVIRHKLYQIEQNYHNQGK, via the coding sequence ATGATCATTTCATCCAGCCTGCGTGATTATGTAAGTTACTATCGCGACAGACGTCTGCTCACTGTCTTTGCTTTTGGGGTCAGTCAGGGCTTCCCCTGGGTTTTAATTGGCTCAGTGATGTCCGCCTGGCTCAAAGACGAAGGGCTTAGCCGCAGTATGATAGGGTTATTTGGCATTGTATTCAGTGCCTACACCATTAACTTCTTATGGTCCCCACTACTGGATCGGGTTCGTCTGCCATTACTGACCCAATGGCTGGGGCAGAGACGCAGCTGGATCGCTGCCGGACAACTGATTGTTGCACTGTCAGCACTGGCTTTAAGTCAGGTTGACCTCAAAACCGATCTTTATCAAGCCGCATTATTGTGTTTCATTATTGCTCTGAGCGCGGCTACCCATGATATTGCAATAGACGCCTACCGGATTGACATCCTGCCACCAGAAGAAAGTGAAAAGTCCACCGCGGCCGCTGCAATGGCAACATCAGGATGGTGGAGTGGCTATGCCCTGCTTGGAGCCATCCCGTTTTTTGCGGCAGATTTACCGGGTGTCAGCTGGCCTGAGATATATACATTGCTCGCAGCCATCATGCTGGCACTACTTGTGGTCACGCTCAGTGCCCATGAACCTCAGTCTCACCGGGAGCACACACAGCAACAACTACAAGCGCAATATCAGTCACGACTTGGCGGGCTGGAACACAATCGACTGCAGCGCATTCTGGCCTGGTTGGCTGTCACCCTGGTTGAGCCGTTTCGCAGCTTCTTTAGCCGCAATGGAGTCAAAACGGCCCTGGCCCTGTTGGCCTTTATTTTTCTGTTTAAAATTGGTGAGGCCTTTTTGGCACGCATGTCTATCGTGTTCTACAAAGAGATTGGCTTTAGCAACAGCCAGATAGCTCAGTATTCAAAACTGGGAACCGGCCTTATCACAATTATCTTTGCGTTTCTGGGCAGCATCTTCAATCACAAATACGGCATTGTAAAAGGCCTGTTTATCAGTGGTGTTGCCATGGCAGCATCTAATTTGATGTTTTCCTGGATAGCCGTTGCAGGCCCCAAGGAGCATCTGTATGCCCTCGCTATTGTCATAGATGGATTTACCCAGGCCTGGTCGCTGGTCGCTATGGTGGCCTTCATTTCGATGTTATGTGATCGTGCTTTTAGTGCAACCCATTATGCATTGCTCGCCTCACTCGGTAGCCTCGGTCGTACGGTGCTCTCCAGCTACAGTGGAGTCGTTATTGATGACTGGTTAGGGGGTAACTGGGCGGTATTTTTCGCGCTGACAGCATTGATGGTAGTGCCTTCATTGATATTCTTATACGTAATCCGCCATAAGCTTTATCAAATTGAGCAGAATTATCACAATCAGGGAAAATAA
- a CDS encoding peptidylprolyl isomerase: MLRILILLTLLLTSSFSFANNKEGRFVQKDNLFPKVQLNTSMGKVIVELDRSRAPITVNNFLTYVINGDYKGSVFHRVERDEANERDFVIQGGGYDKDYDGMFERPAIFNESGNGLKNNMYTIAMAYQDNKPHSGTRQFFFNMDDNDHLNPGRGWGFAVFGSVADGFDTLDKIMQVETDYNKKLGYTFIPKKPVIIHSIEMLPEETFE; encoded by the coding sequence ATGCTTCGTATCCTGATCCTGTTGACATTGCTACTGACGAGTAGTTTCTCATTTGCAAACAATAAAGAAGGACGCTTTGTCCAAAAAGATAACCTGTTTCCCAAAGTTCAGCTTAACACCTCGATGGGCAAAGTGATCGTAGAACTGGATCGCTCACGTGCGCCTATTACGGTCAATAACTTTCTCACTTATGTGATCAATGGTGACTATAAAGGGTCAGTCTTTCACCGGGTAGAGCGGGACGAGGCTAATGAGCGTGATTTCGTGATCCAGGGTGGTGGCTATGATAAAGACTATGATGGCATGTTCGAGCGCCCGGCAATCTTTAACGAAAGCGGCAACGGCCTGAAAAACAATATGTACACCATTGCCATGGCTTATCAGGACAATAAACCGCACTCAGGTACCCGTCAGTTCTTTTTCAATATGGATGACAATGACCACCTCAACCCTGGACGTGGCTGGGGCTTTGCGGTATTTGGTAGTGTCGCGGATGGCTTCGATACACTGGACAAAATCATGCAAGTCGAAACAGACTACAACAAGAAACTGGGTTATACCTTTATACCCAAAAAACCTGTGATCATCCACAGCATTGAAATGCTGCCGGAAGAGACCTTCGAGTAA
- a CDS encoding YajG family lipoprotein has translation MRLAFSASLFGAALSLLAGCSSAPKTVILNPSYQGGNIIQLSQTLAIKVIDNRTTKFTIKVLEQEPAVYLPNADLPVTLNKLLTQALEANGVTLSPQSDTQLTLRIRTFIAKVDETLSRHESTAQAEFVIEASKGQRTFTKPFTGEATFSKPLKHDQAQVEGQLNRLAEQVVTRMLSDKELINFLQQ, from the coding sequence ATGCGCTTAGCATTTTCTGCATCTCTCTTTGGTGCAGCCCTCAGTTTACTCGCAGGGTGCAGCAGTGCACCTAAAACAGTGATCCTCAACCCCAGCTATCAGGGTGGTAATATCATTCAATTGTCGCAAACCCTAGCGATTAAGGTGATCGATAACCGGACAACCAAGTTCACCATTAAAGTACTGGAACAGGAACCAGCAGTTTATCTGCCAAATGCAGATCTACCAGTCACCTTAAACAAATTACTGACACAGGCGCTTGAGGCCAACGGGGTGACACTATCACCACAGAGCGATACACAGCTAACCCTGCGTATTCGCACCTTTATTGCCAAAGTCGATGAGACGCTTAGTCGCCACGAAAGTACAGCACAGGCCGAATTTGTTATAGAGGCAAGCAAAGGGCAACGCACATTTACCAAGCCCTTCACCGGTGAAGCAACATTCAGTAAGCCTCTAAAACATGACCAAGCTCAGGTAGAGGGGCAATTAAACCGCCTTGCTGAGCAGGTAGTCACTCGCATGCTGTCGGACAAAGAATTGATCAACTTTTTGCAACAATAA
- a CDS encoding methyltransferase: MITDAVLAGTALTLHRFPLEQKNRSLQAWDAADEYLLDHITTAYPDARDILILNDAFGALSCTLAARLKDHAQWHITQVSDSFVAQQATRHNLAENQLEWVLDETKLTQLDSLATLPEQCDLILIKVPKNAGLLQHQLSQLSHLAAGIPIVAAGKAKEIHTSTLKSFSHFMQPPTTSLAVKKSRLIFCTTTGKPVADKFPVSWALENTPFTIHNHANVFSRDSLDIGARFFMNYLPAGKKPLRVIDLGCGNGVIGLQTLARLPNAQVTFVDESAMAVASARENVTHNLSDRVDDCQFIQNDCLSDFSPNTADLVLCNPPFHQAQAITDHIAWQMFLQAKHTLRNGGELRIIGNRHLDYLDKLQRLFGNCKVIGNNKKFTVLSSIKRS; the protein is encoded by the coding sequence ATGATCACCGACGCTGTATTGGCTGGCACGGCTCTGACCCTGCATCGTTTTCCCCTTGAGCAAAAAAACCGTAGTCTGCAAGCCTGGGATGCGGCTGACGAATATCTACTGGATCATATTACCACAGCCTATCCGGATGCACGCGATATACTAATCCTGAATGATGCCTTTGGCGCATTAAGCTGTACGCTGGCTGCACGGCTAAAAGATCACGCGCAGTGGCATATTACCCAAGTGAGTGATTCTTTTGTGGCGCAACAGGCAACCCGCCACAATTTGGCAGAAAACCAGCTGGAGTGGGTACTGGATGAAACTAAACTCACTCAGCTAGATAGTCTCGCAACCTTGCCGGAACAGTGCGATCTGATCCTCATAAAAGTGCCCAAAAATGCCGGGTTGCTGCAACATCAATTATCCCAACTCAGCCACCTGGCTGCAGGTATCCCTATTGTAGCAGCGGGCAAAGCCAAAGAGATCCATACCTCGACACTCAAGAGTTTCAGCCACTTTATGCAACCGCCGACCACCAGCCTGGCAGTTAAAAAGTCCCGATTGATCTTTTGTACCACCACAGGTAAACCCGTTGCAGATAAATTTCCGGTCAGCTGGGCGCTGGAAAACACCCCTTTCACAATACATAACCATGCCAATGTATTCTCAAGAGACTCTCTGGATATCGGCGCCCGATTCTTTATGAACTATCTGCCGGCAGGTAAAAAGCCATTGCGGGTGATAGATCTAGGCTGCGGAAACGGTGTAATTGGCTTGCAAACACTGGCGCGGTTGCCAAATGCACAGGTAACATTTGTCGATGAATCAGCGATGGCCGTTGCCAGTGCTCGCGAAAACGTCACTCACAACCTCTCTGACAGAGTCGATGACTGCCAGTTTATTCAAAATGATTGTCTCAGCGACTTTTCTCCCAACACCGCTGATCTGGTGTTATGCAACCCGCCGTTTCATCAGGCACAGGCCATTACCGATCACATTGCCTGGCAAATGTTCTTACAAGCTAAGCACACCCTGAGAAATGGCGGGGAGTTGCGGATCATTGGCAATCGCCACCTTGATTATCTTGATAAGTTGCAGCGCCTGTTCGGGAATTGTAAGGTGATAGGCAATAATAAAAAGTTTACCGTATTAAGTTCTATTAAAAGGAGCTAA
- a CDS encoding alpha-ketoglutarate-dependent dioxygenase AlkB family protein: MSRLNKECLPGQTPQLPPGFEYLPACLSFEKSLALYTHLASSLDWQQPTITLFGRTTPIPRLQCFIADKSVSYGYSGTVLENAPWPDVLSAMRARLSRQFGHDFNALLVNWYRDGQDCMGWHSDDEAELGLNPTIFSMSLGATRNFKIRHKQTQETLTLPLPTGSGLLMTGRSQHDYQHALPKQARVTQGRINLTFRTVG, translated from the coding sequence ATGTCGAGACTGAACAAAGAATGTTTGCCCGGGCAAACACCACAATTGCCGCCGGGTTTTGAATATCTGCCAGCTTGTCTGAGCTTTGAAAAAAGCCTTGCGCTTTATACCCACCTGGCATCCTCCTTGGATTGGCAACAGCCCACCATTACCTTGTTTGGTCGAACTACACCGATCCCCAGATTACAGTGTTTTATTGCCGATAAGTCTGTGTCATATGGTTATTCGGGCACTGTGCTTGAGAATGCCCCCTGGCCGGATGTACTCAGCGCCATGCGCGCACGCCTGAGTCGTCAGTTTGGTCACGACTTTAATGCACTGCTTGTTAACTGGTATCGGGATGGGCAGGACTGCATGGGCTGGCACAGTGACGATGAAGCTGAGCTTGGACTGAATCCGACGATTTTCTCTATGTCGCTGGGGGCGACGCGCAATTTCAAAATTCGCCATAAGCAGACTCAGGAAACCCTGACTCTGCCTTTGCCGACGGGAAGTGGGTTACTGATGACGGGGCGCAGTCAGCATGACTATCAGCATGCACTGCCGAAACAAGCGCGCGTTACTCAGGGACGGATCAACCTGACATTCAGAACAGTTGGTTAA
- a CDS encoding BolA family protein, producing MSMQQQIYSKLADAIACKHLNVINESHMHSRGSESHFKVIAVSEKFAGQRLLQRHRLINEVLKEELAHHIHALAIHTYTPEEYAEQHGEVPDSPSCLGGSKFDSE from the coding sequence ATGTCAATGCAACAACAAATCTACAGTAAGCTTGCAGACGCCATCGCGTGCAAACATCTCAATGTTATTAACGAAAGTCATATGCACAGCCGGGGTAGCGAGTCACATTTCAAAGTGATTGCTGTCAGCGAAAAATTCGCGGGACAGCGTTTACTACAACGCCATCGCTTGATTAATGAGGTATTAAAGGAGGAGTTGGCACATCATATTCATGCGCTAGCCATTCACACTTATACCCCGGAAGAATATGCCGAACAGCATGGCGAAGTCCCTGATTCACCGAGCTGTCTGGGCGGCTCGAAATTTGATAGTGAGTGA
- the fabV gene encoding enoyl-ACP reductase FabV: protein MVIKPKIRGFICTNAHPVGCAEHVKEQIAYVKAQGPINNGPKNVLVIGASTGYGLASRITAAFGAGAKTLGIFFEKEGTEKKPASAGWYNTAAFQQAADEAGLWSKNINGDAFSDELKAKAIETIKAEMGKVDLIIYSLASPRRTDPKSGETFSSVLKPIGQTITTKNLNTSKRIIDEVTVEAANEEEIANTVKVMGGEDWELWLEALKEADVLAEGFKTTAYTYIGKELTWPIYGHATIGKAKEDLDRATDAIKASTAHLNGEAYVASLNAVVTQASSAIPIMPLYISTLFKVTKEDGTYEGTIEQIQGLFSENLYGDTPRFDDGGHLFQNYKELEDGVQARIKVIWDKVDTDSIDELTDYVGYHNEFLKLFGFGIESVDYDADVDTAVEINHLI, encoded by the coding sequence ATGGTCATCAAACCTAAGATCCGTGGTTTTATCTGTACCAATGCTCACCCGGTGGGCTGTGCTGAGCACGTAAAAGAACAAATTGCTTATGTTAAGGCTCAGGGCCCAATAAATAATGGTCCTAAAAATGTCCTGGTGATCGGTGCTTCCACCGGTTATGGCCTGGCTTCTCGTATCACCGCTGCTTTTGGCGCTGGTGCAAAAACACTGGGTATCTTCTTCGAAAAAGAAGGTACAGAGAAAAAGCCGGCGTCAGCGGGTTGGTATAATACCGCTGCATTTCAGCAGGCTGCCGATGAGGCTGGCCTGTGGTCAAAAAACATCAATGGTGATGCATTCTCGGATGAGCTTAAAGCCAAAGCGATTGAGACCATCAAGGCTGAAATGGGCAAAGTTGATTTGATCATCTACAGTCTGGCATCACCGCGTCGTACTGATCCTAAATCGGGCGAGACCTTTTCATCGGTGCTAAAGCCAATTGGTCAAACCATCACAACCAAGAATCTGAATACGTCTAAGCGGATCATTGATGAAGTGACCGTTGAAGCGGCCAATGAAGAAGAAATCGCCAATACAGTGAAAGTGATGGGCGGTGAAGATTGGGAGTTGTGGCTGGAGGCACTGAAAGAAGCGGATGTGCTTGCTGAAGGATTCAAAACGACGGCATATACTTATATCGGTAAAGAGCTGACCTGGCCAATCTATGGTCATGCGACCATAGGCAAAGCCAAAGAAGACTTGGATCGCGCGACAGATGCAATTAAAGCGTCAACTGCGCACTTAAACGGTGAAGCCTATGTTGCTTCATTGAATGCGGTCGTGACTCAGGCAAGCTCTGCTATCCCAATTATGCCTCTGTATATCTCTACTTTGTTCAAAGTGACCAAAGAAGACGGTACCTATGAAGGGACAATTGAGCAGATCCAGGGGTTGTTCAGTGAAAACCTATACGGAGATACCCCACGCTTTGATGACGGTGGTCACCTGTTCCAGAACTACAAAGAGCTGGAAGACGGAGTTCAGGCGCGCATAAAAGTGATCTGGGATAAAGTCGACACAGACAGTATCGATGAGCTGACTGATTACGTCGGCTATCACAATGAATTCCTGAAGCTATTTGGTTTTGGCATCGAGTCAGTTGACTATGATGCAGACGTGGATACGGCGGTTGAGATTAACCACCTAATCTAG
- a CDS encoding Na(+)-translocating NADH-quinone reductase subunit A, translated as MINIKKGLDLPIEGAPQQVIHDGSAVKRVAVLGEEFIGMRPTMRVRVDDQVKKGQVLFEDKKNPGVKFTAPASGVVKEINRGAKRVLQSVVIEVQGDEQITFEKFPAAELGNLDREKVKEVLIESGQWPALRARPFSRVAVPSASPSSIFVTAIDTNPLAADPAVVIAENVEAFEAGLAVVSRLTDGKVFVCKQSGSKVPSSSLSQVEVHEFAGVHPAGLVGTHIHNLDAVGPNKQVWHLGYQDVIAFGKLFLSGEIYSDRVVALAGPSVKNPRLVKTQVGASLTDLVAGETEDGENRVISGSVLAGKTAAGPHAYLGRYHVQVSVLSEGREKELFGWIAPGSTKFSVTRTFISHFAPSRLFKMTTSTGGSKRAMVPIGNYERVMPLDILPTLLLRDLISGDLDSAISLGALELDEEDLALCTFVCPGKYDYGLILRDCLTTIEKEG; from the coding sequence ATGATCAACATAAAAAAAGGTCTGGACTTACCCATAGAGGGCGCACCACAGCAAGTTATTCATGATGGTTCTGCTGTCAAACGAGTAGCTGTGTTGGGTGAAGAGTTTATTGGTATGCGTCCAACCATGCGAGTTCGTGTGGATGACCAAGTCAAGAAAGGCCAAGTTCTTTTTGAAGACAAAAAGAATCCTGGCGTCAAGTTTACTGCGCCAGCCTCTGGTGTAGTAAAAGAAATCAACCGTGGAGCCAAGCGTGTTCTTCAGTCCGTTGTGATTGAAGTACAGGGCGATGAGCAAATCACTTTTGAAAAGTTCCCGGCTGCTGAACTCGGCAACCTGGATCGTGAGAAAGTGAAAGAAGTGCTGATCGAATCGGGTCAATGGCCAGCGTTGCGTGCACGTCCTTTCAGTCGTGTAGCCGTACCTAGCGCGTCGCCAAGCTCGATCTTTGTTACCGCAATCGACACTAACCCTCTAGCTGCGGATCCTGCCGTCGTGATCGCTGAAAACGTGGAAGCGTTTGAAGCTGGTCTGGCTGTGGTTTCGCGTCTGACTGACGGCAAAGTGTTTGTTTGTAAGCAATCTGGCAGTAAGGTGCCGAGCTCTTCGCTTTCTCAGGTAGAAGTACATGAGTTTGCGGGTGTTCACCCTGCTGGTCTGGTTGGTACACACATCCACAATCTCGATGCTGTCGGTCCAAACAAGCAAGTATGGCACCTGGGTTACCAGGACGTAATTGCTTTCGGTAAGCTATTCCTAAGTGGTGAAATCTACTCAGACCGAGTTGTTGCTTTAGCCGGTCCGAGCGTGAAGAACCCACGTCTTGTTAAAACTCAAGTTGGTGCGTCGTTAACCGATTTAGTTGCAGGTGAAACTGAAGATGGTGAAAACCGGGTCATTTCTGGCTCTGTGTTAGCTGGTAAAACAGCCGCTGGTCCTCATGCTTACCTGGGTCGTTATCATGTACAGGTTTCTGTGCTGTCTGAAGGTCGCGAGAAAGAGCTGTTTGGCTGGATCGCACCAGGTAGTACTAAGTTCTCTGTAACGCGTACTTTCATCTCTCACTTTGCGCCAAGTCGTCTGTTCAAGATGACCACCTCTACCGGTGGCTCAAAGCGTGCGATGGTGCCAATTGGTAACTATGAGCGTGTAATGCCGCTTGATATCCTGCCAACTCTGTTGTTGCGTGACCTGATCTCTGGTGATTTGGACAGCGCGATTTCACTGGGTGCGCTAGAGCTGGATGAAGAAGATCTGGCGTTGTGTACTTTCGTTTGTCCAGGCAAATACGACTATGGATTAATCTTGCGTGATTGCCTGACTACAATCGAGAAGGAAGGTTAA